One Tolypothrix bouteillei VB521301 DNA window includes the following coding sequences:
- a CDS encoding response regulator: MSSEQTPLSKGNILVVDDNPANLRLLVEILSKQGYKVRPALNGQLALMSVEATLPDLILLDIIMPEMDGYEVCSRLKASSQTQNIPVIFISASEEVFDKVKAFAVGGVDYISNPFQVEEVLARVEHQLSIRRLSQQLAEENKRLQQEILERQVALRDRKQAELGLRLMTERLQHLLSSCPAIIYSCKPGGNYRTTFISENVKTILGYKAREFLEDGDFWAVHIHSEDANRIYTEISKIFITDRHSHEYRFLHADGTYHWLFEQLRLVRDATGHPIEIVGYTVDITERKQAESALRESEERFRTMADTAPVMIWMSGKDALLNFFNQAWLDFTGRTIEQELGNGWLQKVHQDDVRHCLSNYMLAFSDRKRFSMEYRFLRADGEYRWICNTGIPRFTPLGKFDGYIGSCVDITEHKLAETILRKALETAELANKSKSQFLASMTHELRTPLNVILGFTQVMCRNHDISSEHQEYLSLIMRSGEHLLELIDDILEMSKIEAGRITLNKSSFDLYRLLHNVQEMFLLKAKSKELQLIFERAEDVPQYVQTDEGKLRQVLINLLSNAVKFTEVGSATLRVRLRTGDKGDKGDEEESSTVSTVSPPSSPSPLFLVFEITDTGPGIAIEEINSIFEPFTQGSTGYKSQSGTGLGLPISRKFVELMGGDISVRSTVGQGTTFTFDIPLELAQETHVQISQPTGQVVALASDQKKYRILVVDDEWTQRLLLVRLLTSVGFSIREAENGEQAVSLWSSWEPDLILMDMQMPIVNGMEATQQIKSHLKGQATVIIALTGYAFESNRALVMAAGCDDFISKPFREDVLFKKIARHLGVRYVYEEHERSLSLQSGEKLENLTPAELSVMPAEWQQELYWAAASCADDKVLQLIAQIPDQYGNLKLALADLAKDFRLDRILELTSIAASS; the protein is encoded by the coding sequence ATGAGTTCGGAGCAAACTCCTCTGTCAAAGGGAAATATATTAGTAGTCGATGATAACCCAGCAAATTTACGTCTTTTAGTCGAAATTTTATCGAAACAAGGATATAAAGTAAGACCTGCCCTCAATGGTCAACTTGCCCTGATGTCAGTTGAGGCAACTTTACCCGATTTAATATTACTCGATATTATAATGCCGGAAATGGACGGTTATGAAGTCTGCTCTAGATTAAAAGCATCTTCTCAAACTCAAAACATTCCGGTGATTTTTATCAGTGCTTCAGAAGAGGTGTTTGATAAGGTAAAAGCTTTTGCAGTTGGTGGAGTCGATTACATCTCCAATCCGTTTCAAGTGGAAGAGGTTTTGGCGCGTGTTGAGCATCAATTAAGTATTCGCAGACTCTCCCAACAACTGGCTGAAGAAAATAAACGGTTGCAGCAAGAAATTTTGGAACGACAAGTCGCGCTGCGCGATCGCAAACAGGCAGAGTTAGGATTGCGTTTGATGACAGAACGCTTGCAACATCTGCTCTCTTCATGTCCTGCAATCATATATAGCTGTAAACCAGGGGGAAATTATCGAACAACTTTTATTAGTGAGAATGTTAAAACGATTCTTGGCTATAAAGCACGAGAATTTTTAGAAGATGGAGATTTTTGGGCTGTCCATATTCATTCAGAAGATGCCAATCGCATTTATACAGAAATTTCAAAAATTTTTATTACCGATCGACATTCACACGAGTATCGTTTTTTACATGCTGATGGAACTTATCATTGGTTGTTCGAGCAATTGAGGCTAGTCAGAGACGCTACAGGTCATCCTATTGAGATTGTGGGATATACAGTCGATATTACCGAACGCAAGCAGGCAGAGTCAGCATTGCGGGAAAGTGAAGAACGCTTCCGTACTATGGCAGATACAGCCCCTGTTATGATTTGGATGTCAGGGAAAGACGCCCTTTTAAACTTTTTCAACCAAGCATGGCTCGATTTTACCGGACGCACGATAGAACAAGAACTCGGTAATGGCTGGCTGCAAAAGGTTCACCAAGATGATGTGCGACACTGTCTAAGTAATTATATGCTGGCCTTTAGCGATCGCAAACGATTCAGTATGGAATATCGTTTTTTGCGTGCTGATGGCGAGTATCGTTGGATTTGTAATACAGGGATTCCCAGATTTACTCCTCTTGGCAAATTTGATGGCTATATTGGTTCCTGTGTAGACATAACCGAACACAAGCTAGCAGAAACAATACTGCGAAAAGCACTAGAAACAGCAGAACTTGCGAACAAATCCAAATCTCAATTTTTGGCTTCCATGACTCACGAATTGAGAACCCCTCTAAATGTTATCCTGGGTTTTACGCAGGTTATGTGTCGCAATCATGACATTTCCAGCGAGCATCAAGAATATCTCAGCTTAATTATGCGTTCCGGCGAGCATTTGCTGGAATTGATTGATGACATTTTAGAAATGTCTAAAATTGAGGCAGGTAGGATCACCTTAAATAAAAGTAGCTTTGATTTATATAGACTTTTGCACAACGTGCAAGAAATGTTCCTGCTTAAAGCCAAGTCAAAGGAGTTACAACTTATCTTTGAACGTGCAGAAGATGTGCCTCAATACGTGCAAACTGACGAGGGAAAATTGCGTCAGGTGCTAATTAACCTGCTAAGTAATGCTGTGAAATTTACAGAGGTGGGTAGTGCGACATTGCGTGTACGGCTGAGAACTGGGGACAAGGGAGACAAGGGGGACGAGGAAGAAAGTTCTACCGTGTCTACCGTGTCTCCCCCTTCTTCCCCCTCTCCCTTGTTCCTAGTCTTTGAGATTACAGATACCGGACCCGGTATTGCTATAGAAGAAATAAATTCCATATTTGAACCATTTACTCAAGGTTCCACTGGTTATAAATCTCAATCGGGGACTGGTTTGGGTTTACCAATTAGCCGTAAATTTGTAGAACTTATGGGGGGAGACATTTCAGTCCGCAGTACTGTAGGTCAAGGTACGACTTTTACGTTTGATATCCCCCTGGAACTAGCACAAGAAACTCACGTTCAAATTTCTCAGCCAACAGGTCAGGTGGTGGCATTAGCATCAGACCAAAAAAAATATCGCATCTTGGTTGTTGATGATGAGTGGACTCAACGTCTGCTTTTAGTTAGACTCCTAACATCTGTTGGCTTTTCCATACGTGAAGCAGAAAATGGTGAGCAAGCCGTTTCTTTATGGTCAAGTTGGGAACCTGACCTAATACTTATGGATATGCAAATGCCGATCGTGAACGGTATGGAGGCAACTCAGCAGATTAAGTCGCATTTGAAGGGTCAGGCAACTGTTATTATTGCCCTAACTGGTTATGCTTTTGAATCGAATCGCGCTCTAGTGATGGCAGCCGGTTGCGACGACTTTATCAGTAAGCCTTTCCGAGAAGATGTGCTTTTTAAAAAAATTGCTCGTCATTTGGGTGTGCGTTATGTTTATGAGGAGCACGAGCGATCGCTCTCGCTTCAATCTGGAGAAAAGCTGGAGAATTTAACCCCTGCTGAACTGAGTGTTATGCCTGCTGAGTGGCAACAAGAACTCTACTGGGCTGCAGCGAGCTGTGCGGATGATAAAGTGCTCCAGTTGATCGCACAAATTCCCGACCAATATGGCAATTTAAAATTAGCTTTGGCAGATTTAGCAAAGGACTTTCGATTGGATCGCATCTTGGAATTAACAAGCATAGCGGCTTCATCGTAA
- a CDS encoding glycoside hydrolase 100 family protein yields the protein MIAKHGIEEEAWQLLEQSIIYYQGRPIGTVAALEPGSNALNYDQCFIRDFVLSALAFLIKGKPEIVRNFLTETLSLQSQEPQIDSFKPGPGLMPASFKVESEDGRESLTADFGEHAIAKVPPVDSCLWWLILLRAYVKATGDISLFHQKHFQKGIKLILQMCLVHRFAMYPTMLVPDGSFMIDRRMGVYEHPLEIQVLFYAALRAAGDLLLRNDDAACNLYNSVHKRLASLTYHLREYYWIDLKRLNEIYRYKGDEFGKEVANKFNIYADSIPHWLTEWLPDSGGYLAGNLGPGRMDFRFFTVGNLMAVIVSLASVRESQSIMNLIEKRWNDLIGNMPVKICFPALEGMEWRIITGCDPKNSPWSYHNGGNWPVLLWLLAAACQKTNRLDLASQAIELAEKRLSEDSWPEYYDGKNGRLIGKDARKYQTWTVAGFLVAKALMVNPKHLDLLSFESQP from the coding sequence ATGATAGCAAAACACGGTATAGAAGAAGAAGCATGGCAATTGCTTGAACAATCTATTATTTATTATCAAGGTCGTCCGATTGGAACAGTAGCTGCTCTCGAGCCAGGATCGAATGCACTGAATTACGACCAATGCTTTATTCGGGATTTTGTCTTATCAGCACTTGCTTTTTTAATTAAAGGTAAGCCCGAAATTGTACGTAACTTTTTGACAGAAACTCTTAGTTTGCAGAGTCAGGAGCCACAGATAGACTCCTTTAAACCGGGGCCGGGACTTATGCCAGCTAGTTTTAAGGTAGAATCGGAGGATGGTCGCGAGTCTTTGACGGCTGATTTTGGAGAACACGCGATCGCAAAAGTACCTCCCGTTGATTCTTGCTTGTGGTGGCTTATTTTACTTCGGGCATATGTCAAAGCAACAGGTGATATTTCACTTTTTCACCAAAAACACTTTCAAAAAGGAATCAAATTAATTCTACAAATGTGCCTTGTCCATCGGTTTGCCATGTATCCAACGATGTTGGTTCCTGATGGCTCTTTTATGATCGATCGTCGTATGGGCGTTTACGAACATCCACTAGAGATTCAGGTTTTATTTTATGCAGCTTTGCGTGCGGCTGGCGATTTGTTGTTAAGAAATGATGACGCTGCTTGCAACCTTTATAACAGCGTTCACAAACGTCTAGCAAGTTTGACTTATCATCTTCGGGAATATTATTGGATCGATCTCAAGCGCTTAAATGAAATTTATCGGTACAAAGGCGATGAGTTTGGCAAAGAAGTGGCCAATAAATTCAATATATACGCTGATTCAATTCCTCATTGGTTGACGGAATGGTTACCCGATAGCGGCGGTTATCTTGCAGGTAATCTCGGTCCCGGACGTATGGATTTCCGTTTTTTTACTGTGGGTAATTTAATGGCGGTGATCGTCTCTCTTGCTAGCGTTCGAGAATCTCAAAGCATTATGAATTTAATTGAAAAACGCTGGAACGATCTCATAGGGAATATGCCAGTAAAGATTTGCTTCCCTGCACTTGAGGGTATGGAGTGGCGAATTATAACGGGATGCGATCCAAAAAATTCCCCTTGGTCTTATCATAATGGTGGGAATTGGCCCGTTTTGCTCTGGTTACTAGCAGCAGCATGTCAAAAAACAAATCGCTTGGATTTAGCAAGTCAAGCGATCGAACTGGCTGAGAAACGTTTAAGTGAAGATTCCTGGCCCGAGTATTACGATGGTAAAAATGGTCGATTAATTGGTAAAGATGCCAGGAAATACCAAACTTGGACTGTTGCAGGTTTTTTAGTTGCGAAAGCGCTAATGGTCAATCCAAAGCATTTAGATTTGCTGAGCTTTGAGAGCCAACCATAG
- a CDS encoding serine/threonine protein kinase, which yields MIDESLSQGYPDPLYKSSVDSSQIEQLIESIHQELLPNLQIESVNPHDPVQVKYIPHPWQRLGSGNYAAVVYHPEYPNQVVKIYAPGRPGFEEEVEVYQRLGSHPAFSECYYAKDGLLILKRLYGVTLYDCMHLGLQIPVRVIRDIDRALDYARKRGLYPHDVHGRNVMMHEGKGLVVDISDFLQEETCSKWNDLKKAYYWLYRPILCPLRLRVPYFLLDIVRKSYRFLRRLASLILPIRKRRKSF from the coding sequence ATGATTGATGAATCTCTATCGCAGGGGTATCCCGATCCCCTCTATAAATCCAGTGTAGATAGCTCGCAAATAGAACAACTCATTGAAAGTATCCACCAGGAATTACTTCCCAACTTGCAGATTGAGAGTGTCAATCCTCACGATCCAGTTCAAGTCAAGTATATTCCACATCCTTGGCAACGCCTTGGATCGGGAAATTACGCGGCTGTCGTTTATCATCCTGAATACCCGAACCAAGTCGTAAAAATTTATGCACCCGGACGACCGGGCTTTGAGGAGGAGGTAGAGGTTTATCAACGTTTGGGTTCCCATCCTGCTTTTTCCGAATGTTATTATGCTAAAGACGGCTTGTTAATCCTAAAACGCCTTTATGGAGTTACCCTCTATGACTGTATGCACCTAGGCTTGCAGATTCCAGTACGGGTTATACGGGATATTGACCGAGCTTTAGATTACGCCCGCAAGCGAGGTCTTTACCCTCATGATGTCCACGGGCGCAACGTAATGATGCATGAAGGTAAAGGGTTAGTCGTAGATATTTCTGACTTCCTTCAAGAAGAAACCTGTTCCAAGTGGAATGACTTGAAGAAAGCTTACTACTGGTTGTACCGTCCTATTCTTTGCCCGCTTCGGTTACGAGTTCCCTACTTTCTCTTAGATATTGTTCGCAAAAGTTACCGATTTCTCCGCCGCTTGGCTTCACTCATATTACCAATTCGCAAAAGACGGAAGTCATTTTAG
- a CDS encoding PEP-CTERM sorting domain-containing protein (PEP-CTERM proteins occur, often in large numbers, in the proteomes of bacteria that also encode an exosortase, a predicted intramembrane cysteine proteinase. The presence of a PEP-CTERM domain at a protein's C-terminus predicts cleavage within the sorting domain, followed by covalent anchoring to some some component of the (usually Gram-negative) cell surface. Many PEP-CTERM proteins exhibit an unusual sequence composition that includes large numbers of potential glycosylation sites. Expression of one such protein has been shown restore the ability of a bacterium to form floc, a type of biofilm.) has protein sequence MKKNTCSKLLGSVLFATGVTVALMAAPAQAGNSKNQTNGNTQANGNSQANSNTQANGNSQANSNTQANGNSQANSNTQANGNSQANSNTQANGNSQANSNTQANGNTQANGNTQANGNTQANSNTQGTQNTSSTSCNVTDVSLGSTNATACKGPLDGNDTGAQGTLLNALNGGLFQNNLASNYTYTWALADKSDGSNGLLSADNGDPSGDWSLSKALPSDTFVLSLKTSTAYSAYLFTGVDFSKTGLQGLFNTIGVALDGNDKNGKDLSHASLFVATKKNNEKPPVKKVPEPGTILGLGLTAAGMVVRRRKSN, from the coding sequence ATGAAGAAAAACACTTGTTCTAAATTATTAGGTTCTGTTTTGTTCGCCACTGGAGTTACAGTTGCACTCATGGCTGCACCAGCACAAGCAGGCAACAGCAAAAATCAAACCAACGGCAATACTCAAGCCAACGGTAATTCTCAAGCTAACAGCAATACTCAAGCCAACGGTAATTCTCAAGCTAACAGCAATACTCAAGCCAACGGTAATTCTCAAGCTAACAGCAATACTCAAGCCAACGGTAATTCTCAAGCTAACAGCAATACTCAAGCCAACGGTAATTCTCAAGCTAACAGCAATACTCAAGCCAACGGCAATACTCAAGCCAACGGCAATACTCAAGCCAACGGCAATACTCAAGCTAACAGCAATACTCAAGGCACTCAAAATACATCTAGTACAAGTTGTAACGTTACTGATGTCTCTCTTGGCAGTACTAATGCTACAGCTTGTAAGGGTCCTTTGGATGGCAATGACACCGGGGCACAAGGCACCTTGCTTAATGCTCTAAATGGTGGTCTGTTTCAAAACAATTTGGCTTCTAACTACACTTACACGTGGGCATTAGCTGATAAATCGGATGGCTCGAATGGTTTGTTGTCAGCAGATAACGGTGACCCTTCTGGTGACTGGAGTCTAAGCAAAGCACTTCCCAGTGATACATTTGTTCTGAGCCTTAAAACTAGTACAGCGTATAGCGCCTATCTGTTCACAGGCGTTGATTTCTCTAAAACAGGTTTACAAGGATTGTTCAATACTATTGGGGTTGCTTTAGACGGTAATGACAAGAATGGTAAGGATTTGTCTCACGCATCGCTGTTTGTAGCGACTAAGAAAAATAATGAAAAACCACCTGTTAAGAAAGTTCCAGAACCCGGCACTATACTCGGTCTTGGCTTGACAGCAGCTGGAATGGTTGTTCGCCGTCGCAAGTCTAATTAG
- a CDS encoding LysR family transcriptional regulator: MSNTLKPGVVMKLSQLLAVVAVADNGNFSEAALELNLSQPAVSHAIATLEDSLGVQLFLRGRHGAVATPAGEKIVHHARLALEHLEMMRKEANLHKSLHGGGVRIASFRSVATHILPEVMADFRSCYPEIAVSIVERPSYVEIEQTLRDGQADIGFTYSPTPSEFEAWEFLRDEYVVLFPPQTKISSNQMTWENIAQYPLILLPCLPCAQPLHTHVKAHAPYISAHSSIQEDSTIVSLVCKGLAVGMLPYLAAKPIPQEVQVFRLPNPLERVIAVATLVDALHSPAVFAFLETLKKYAAVNTKQGNSLNEYNLMQMV, from the coding sequence ATGAGTAATACATTAAAACCAGGAGTTGTCATGAAACTATCCCAGCTTCTAGCCGTGGTTGCAGTAGCAGATAACGGTAACTTTAGCGAGGCTGCTTTAGAACTTAACCTTTCTCAACCAGCTGTCAGTCACGCTATCGCTACCCTTGAAGATAGTCTGGGCGTACAATTATTTCTTAGAGGGCGGCATGGTGCTGTGGCGACACCAGCAGGAGAAAAAATCGTTCATCACGCCCGCTTGGCATTAGAACACCTGGAGATGATGCGAAAAGAAGCAAATCTACATAAAAGTTTACATGGTGGTGGAGTACGAATAGCCTCCTTTCGGAGTGTAGCTACCCATATATTACCGGAAGTCATGGCAGATTTTCGTTCTTGTTATCCAGAAATCGCAGTGAGCATAGTTGAGCGACCGAGCTATGTTGAGATAGAACAAACACTTCGAGATGGGCAAGCTGATATCGGGTTTACTTACTCCCCCACTCCGTCTGAATTTGAGGCTTGGGAATTTCTGCGCGATGAATACGTTGTTCTTTTTCCGCCACAAACAAAAATTAGTAGCAACCAAATGACTTGGGAAAATATAGCACAATACCCTCTCATTTTACTCCCTTGCTTACCCTGTGCCCAACCCCTGCACACTCATGTTAAAGCACACGCACCATACATTAGCGCTCATTCTTCCATACAAGAAGATTCAACAATCGTTAGTCTTGTGTGTAAAGGATTGGCGGTTGGGATGTTACCGTATCTAGCTGCTAAACCCATTCCCCAAGAAGTGCAAGTGTTTCGTTTGCCCAATCCTCTTGAACGAGTCATTGCTGTAGCAACACTAGTAGATGCTTTGCACAGTCCCGCAGTCTTTGCTTTTTTAGAAACCTTGAAAAAGTACGCTGCAGTGAACACAAAGCAAGGCAACTCATTGAATGAATATAATTTAATGCAAATGGTATAG
- a CDS encoding response regulator: MTGNQQCIPQGESDRLKVLRRYEILDTPPDGAFDRITAIAARLFKVPIAIVSLVDSDRIWFKSRYGLDVEQVERSPGLCASAILSNDVYTILDASNDVRSLTNPLVAGEMGLRFYAAAPLTTHDGYNLGTLCVSDKKPHTISEEEKSILRDLAAVVMDEIEMRLAACKVARLNTELVQAKEAAEVANKAKSLFIANMSHELRSPLNAILGFSRLIQRSQDVSVENLENATIIIRSGEHLLSLINQVLDFSKLESGRTTVNPNNFDLCCLLDDLEDMFQHKASEKGLELVYNYTSSLPRYIRTDEVKLRQVLINLISNGIKFTNRGRVLVKVGLASENCQSGETKELTSSAIVNSQSRILFEVKDTGAGIAAEELDKLFEAFVQTTTGKESHEGTGLGLAITRKFVRLLGGAINVCSEVGVGTTFKFNIPVTVVDAKDIDIKQPSRTIVSLATNQPQYRILIVDDKPLNRQLLRKLLNLKGFELEEVSNGQEAIEICEKWQPHCIFMDMRMPVMDGYEATRKIKSTLTTLKGEAIKIIALTASALEEEKAIALSIGCDDFIRKPFRESEIFGALQKHLGVQFIYEEQTPNPSFDRVQATNINQTALTNLTQQLAALPPDLIGRFYLAALNLDTDVVLNLIAEIRQINDPLASILEDLAHNFQYQQILTLTQPILS, from the coding sequence ATGACTGGTAACCAGCAATGTATTCCTCAAGGGGAAAGCGATCGCCTAAAGGTTTTGCGTCGTTATGAAATTTTGGATACACCTCCTGATGGCGCATTCGATCGCATCACTGCAATTGCTGCTAGACTTTTTAAAGTGCCTATTGCTATTGTAAGCTTGGTAGATAGCGATCGCATTTGGTTCAAGTCTCGCTACGGTTTGGATGTAGAACAGGTAGAGCGATCGCCCGGTTTATGTGCATCGGCAATTCTTTCAAATGATGTTTATACCATACTAGATGCTAGCAACGATGTGCGTTCCCTAACAAATCCCCTAGTTGCCGGTGAAATGGGCTTGCGTTTTTATGCAGCTGCGCCACTCACAACCCATGATGGTTATAATTTAGGCACGTTATGCGTTAGTGACAAAAAACCTCATACTATTTCTGAAGAAGAAAAGTCTATTTTGCGCGATCTAGCAGCAGTCGTGATGGATGAGATAGAGATGCGGCTTGCGGCTTGCAAGGTCGCACGGTTAAATACCGAGCTCGTCCAAGCCAAAGAAGCCGCAGAAGTGGCAAACAAAGCGAAAAGCCTCTTTATCGCCAATATGAGCCATGAATTGCGCTCGCCTTTAAATGCGATTCTTGGTTTTTCTCGGTTGATACAGCGCAGTCAAGATGTATCTGTAGAAAATCTAGAAAATGCTACTATCATCATCCGCAGTGGGGAGCACTTGCTGTCATTGATTAATCAAGTATTGGATTTCTCAAAGCTGGAATCCGGGCGTACAACTGTTAATCCAAATAACTTCGATCTTTGCTGCTTGCTAGACGATCTCGAAGATATGTTCCAACACAAAGCCAGTGAGAAAGGGTTGGAATTAGTCTATAATTATACTTCCAGTCTTCCAAGATACATACGGACTGATGAGGTGAAATTACGCCAAGTGCTTATTAACTTGATAAGTAATGGAATCAAATTTACAAATCGAGGTAGGGTATTGGTGAAAGTGGGACTCGCAAGTGAAAACTGCCAATCGGGGGAGACAAAGGAATTGACCTCTTCAGCGATCGTCAATTCCCAATCCCGCATCCTCTTTGAAGTCAAAGACACGGGCGCTGGGATTGCGGCTGAAGAGTTAGACAAACTATTTGAAGCTTTTGTACAAACAACAACAGGAAAAGAATCTCATGAGGGTACGGGTTTGGGATTAGCCATAACACGCAAGTTCGTGCGTCTTTTAGGAGGTGCAATCAACGTTTGTAGTGAAGTGGGAGTGGGTACAACTTTTAAATTTAACATTCCAGTGACTGTAGTTGATGCAAAAGACATTGACATCAAACAACCATCAAGAACTATTGTATCATTAGCAACCAATCAGCCTCAATACCGGATTTTGATTGTTGATGATAAACCCCTAAATCGTCAACTGCTGAGAAAATTGCTTAACCTCAAGGGTTTTGAACTTGAGGAAGTCAGCAACGGTCAAGAAGCTATTGAAATTTGCGAAAAATGGCAACCGCATTGCATATTTATGGATATGCGGATGCCGGTTATGGATGGATATGAAGCAACACGAAAGATTAAATCGACCCTTACGACTCTCAAAGGTGAAGCTATTAAAATTATTGCTTTAACAGCGAGTGCGCTAGAGGAAGAAAAAGCTATTGCTCTGTCTATCGGTTGTGATGACTTTATCCGCAAACCATTTCGAGAGTCAGAAATTTTTGGAGCATTACAAAAACATCTTGGAGTTCAGTTTATTTATGAAGAACAAACGCCAAATCCGTCTTTTGATCGCGTACAAGCTACAAACATCAACCAAACTGCTCTAACAAATCTGACACAACAACTTGCTGCTTTACCTCCAGATTTGATCGGTCGGTTTTATCTAGCAGCCCTCAATCTTGATACAGATGTTGTACTAAATCTTATTGCCGAAATCCGCCAAATAAATGATCCACTAGCTAGCATATTAGAGGATTTAGCTCACAATTTTCAATACCAGCAGATCTTAACCCTAACGCAACCAATTTTATCTTAA
- a CDS encoding slipin family protein, producing the protein MEALTGAFFTFLIFLTLSGCKLDKEYQRGVIFRLGRISGVRGPGLYWIIPIVDQKTQIDIRTKTVDIEPQETVTADSVTIKVNAVLYYRILNPAKAINQVENYQMAVYQTALTTLRNVVGQNILDDVLQNRDKINTRVQEIVDEITEPWGIVIERVETKDVEIPLAMQRAMAKEAEAIREKRARIIKASAEQEASIKLSEASELIAKNPAALELRRLQMLTEIGAENNTTTLVMIPSDLIVLAQKLSEKL; encoded by the coding sequence ATGGAAGCGTTAACAGGTGCTTTCTTTACTTTCTTAATATTTCTCACACTATCAGGATGTAAGTTAGATAAGGAATATCAGCGTGGGGTTATCTTCCGCTTGGGTAGAATTAGTGGTGTGAGAGGTCCGGGACTGTATTGGATTATTCCTATCGTAGACCAAAAGACTCAGATAGATATCCGCACTAAAACAGTAGATATTGAACCGCAAGAAACTGTAACTGCTGACAGTGTGACGATTAAAGTTAATGCTGTTCTCTACTACCGAATTCTCAACCCCGCTAAAGCCATTAATCAAGTTGAAAACTATCAAATGGCTGTCTATCAAACTGCTCTAACCACCTTACGTAATGTTGTAGGGCAAAACATTTTAGATGATGTATTGCAAAATAGAGACAAAATCAATACTAGAGTTCAAGAGATTGTAGACGAAATCACAGAACCTTGGGGAATTGTCATTGAAAGAGTAGAAACCAAAGACGTAGAGATTCCCCTTGCAATGCAAAGAGCAATGGCGAAAGAAGCAGAAGCCATTCGAGAAAAACGCGCTCGTATAATTAAAGCATCAGCAGAACAAGAAGCTTCAATTAAGCTATCAGAAGCTTCTGAATTGATTGCAAAAAATCCAGCCGCTTTAGAATTGCGACGGTTACAAATGCTCACAGAAATAGGAGCAGAAAATAACACAACAACTCTAGTAATGATACCTTCTGATTTAATTGTTTTAGCGCAAAAACTCTCAGAAAAATTATGA
- a CDS encoding SDR family NAD(P)-dependent oxidoreductase, with the protein MTETVIITGATQGIGKSTAILFARHGYNIVLAARQQERLEATASEIRALGREVLAISTDVRDSGQVKNLIEKSLAHFGHIDVLINNASIFFMGPVEESSLSDWHQVIDTNLMGYIYTIQALLPYFLERRKGTIVNVSSIGGLDPIPFQIPYTTSKYAVTGLTKALQAELSSKGIHVCGIYPSFIRTRLMERALFRGKDEETARKRYQLVDKAFQSPLLEKPEDVAKAIWHAVKYQQSDVVVGTAKLWTTAFQVFPGLMKSVVRRVFGMGELYSDR; encoded by the coding sequence ATGACTGAAACAGTAATTATTACAGGGGCAACTCAAGGGATTGGTAAATCAACAGCAATTTTATTTGCTCGTCATGGGTATAATATTGTGCTAGCGGCACGTCAACAAGAACGTTTAGAAGCTACAGCAAGTGAGATACGTGCCCTGGGTCGAGAAGTGCTTGCAATCTCCACTGATGTTAGAGATTCAGGGCAAGTCAAAAATTTAATTGAAAAGTCTCTGGCGCATTTTGGTCACATAGATGTACTGATTAATAATGCTTCAATTTTTTTTATGGGACCTGTGGAAGAAAGTTCCCTGAGTGATTGGCACCAAGTTATAGATACAAATCTTATGGGGTACATTTATACTATTCAGGCACTCTTACCCTATTTTTTAGAACGACGGAAAGGAACAATTGTTAATGTCAGTTCCATTGGCGGTCTAGATCCAATTCCTTTTCAAATACCCTATACCACAAGTAAATATGCTGTTACGGGACTAACTAAAGCGTTGCAAGCAGAATTATCGTCCAAAGGTATCCATGTTTGTGGAATTTATCCGAGCTTTATTCGCACCCGTTTAATGGAACGAGCGCTTTTTCGCGGAAAGGACGAGGAAACGGCTCGCAAACGCTATCAATTGGTGGACAAAGCATTCCAAAGCCCCCTCCTAGAGAAGCCTGAAGATGTAGCCAAGGCAATTTGGCATGCTGTTAAGTATCAGCAGTCTGATGTAGTAGTTGGTACAGCAAAATTATGGACAACGGCTTTTCAAGTATTTCCTGGCTTGATGAAGTCAGTTGTACGGAGAGTTTTTGGTATGGGAGAGCTATACAGCGATCGCTAA